GCCGGCGCTATCGTGTGGCGGAGCCGCCCTCGGTGGATGAAGACCAGGTCACGCTGCTCTCGTCCACCACCATGGATTCCGATATGACCAGGCTTGTCAAAGGGTAGGAGGATCTCGCATGCAGAGTCGATTTGTTTCACCGACAGCAGCTGAGGTAATGGACCACCCCCGCGCACTCACCCATGTCATCACAGTGGCGAGTGGAAAGGGCGGAGTCGGAAAAAGCAACGTGGTGGCCAATCTGGCCATCGCATTGAGCAAAGCCGGCAAGCGCGTGCTGGTTTTGGATGCCGATCTGGGCCTGGGGAACATGGATGTGCTGCTCGGGTTGGTGCCTGAATATACGCTGGAACACGTGCTGGCCGGGACCCATTCGCTCAACGATGTCATTCTTGACGGGCCGGGCGGCATTCGGGTGTTGCCCGCGAGCTCGGGGGTGCCTCAGCTTACGGCGCTGACGGAATCACAGCAGCTGCTGCTGCTGGATCAGCTGGAGCAGGTCTCTGAATCCGTGGATGTGCTCCTCATCGATACCGGAGCAGGAATTTCCTCGAACGTGACCTTTTTTGCCTCCTCGGCACAAGATTCCATCATCGTCGTCTCTCCGGAGCCGACCTCGTTGACCGACGCCTATGCCTTGATCAAAGTTTTGGCCCGCCAATACAGAGAACATCGCTTTAAAGTGCTGGTGAACATGGCGAAGAGTCCGCGGGAAGCGATGGAGGTGTTCCGCAAGTTGGACACAGCCGCGGATCGATTCCTGCATGTCGCCATCGAATATGTTGGCTATATTCCGAAGGATGACTATGTGCCGTTTGCGGTCAGGCAGCAGAAGGCCTTCATGGAGGTCTATCCGGACTCGCCGGCGGCCCAGGCCATTACCGGGCTTGCACGGCGGGTTATGCAGTGGCACGCCCCTGTCTTCCCGAAAAGTTCCGTGCAGCTTCTCTGGCAACGATTGATCCACACCACTTCCGCGGTCTGAGGGAGCGATAGGCGAATTGAT
The Nitrospira sp. genome window above contains:
- a CDS encoding MinD/ParA family protein, with the protein product MDHPRALTHVITVASGKGGVGKSNVVANLAIALSKAGKRVLVLDADLGLGNMDVLLGLVPEYTLEHVLAGTHSLNDVILDGPGGIRVLPASSGVPQLTALTESQQLLLLDQLEQVSESVDVLLIDTGAGISSNVTFFASSAQDSIIVVSPEPTSLTDAYALIKVLARQYREHRFKVLVNMAKSPREAMEVFRKLDTAADRFLHVAIEYVGYIPKDDYVPFAVRQQKAFMEVYPDSPAAQAITGLARRVMQWHAPVFPKSSVQLLWQRLIHTTSAV